TTGCAAACAGTGCGGCGTGAGCATTAAAATTTTATCAGGATCGCATGTTCCAGCTTTGGACTGCACAAGTTCGTTGTTGACCTTAATAAAGGAACCTCTGATTTTCCGTTTGGACAGGCCGAAAATTCTTCCCAGTATAGTCATCAGCGGCAGAAACAGCTTTATTGTCAGACCGCGAGCTTTTTTGGAAAAAGGAAATGTCTTTCCAAGAACTATATTGGCCAGCAAGGCCAGATAGGACCATCCGACAAGCAATATGAGTGCTGTGACTACTATGCCAAGTATCCATGAAGCCCATGGGCCGAAGGAGGATATTCCAACATATGGCACATACCATAGCGAAGCTAGAAACAGGCAGAGCAAAAAGCTCGTGCCAGTGATCAGGCCGATGAATAATCTTTTTTTAGATTTTTTTTCAACACTCACTTTTAGCAATCCGAACCGGAGGATAAAGGCTCCGTATTAGTTGGCTGTGTACGTAAATTACTCATATATCCACACATGAAGGCACGTCCGTCCATGTCTTTTTTTCCTGCCGGTTTTACCTTTTCTGCAAGGTAGATTTTATCTTGGCAAGCAATTTCCAAGAATCCGTCAGATTCTCCGATGATTGTTCCAGGAGTGTAGTTGTCGGCTTCTTTATCACTAACTTTGCCGGGAGTGACTACCAATCGCAGTGGCTCTTTGCCCTGTTTTTTTTCGTCATCAAGCTGCCAAAAGAAGTATGCACCGGGGGAAGGGTGCATTGCACGAATCTGATTATGCACTTCCTTTGCATTTTTATTCCAGTCTATCAAGCCGTCTTTTTTTGTAAGCTTAGCTGCGTAAGTGGCAAGTTCATCATCCTGCTTTATTATAGCAAGTCTGCCATCCTGATAGCGTGATAATGTTTCCATGATCAAAGGTCCACCCATGGCGGACAGTTCATCATGAATTTTGCCTGCATTGTCGTTCCACGCAATTCCTAACGCCTGCTGAAGGAGCATTGGACCTGTATCAAGTCCTGCTTCCATTTTCATAATAGTTATACCTGTAGCGGTATCACCGTTCTGAATGCAACGCTGAATGGGGGCAGCTCCTCTGTATTTAGGGAGCAGTGAACCGTGAACATTAAGTGGCATTATCGCTGGAATATCTAAAACTTCCTGCGGAAGGATCAGCCCGTATGCAGCCACAACAAGGAAATCAGGTTTCAGTGAACGCAACTGTTCTACATCACCCTTGTCCTTGAAATTAAGAGGCTGAAACACTGGGAGACACTGTTTCAGTGCTGCTTCTTTTACAGGCGAAGGCTTAAGTTTGTGACCGCGTCCACAAGGCCTATCCGGCTGGGTATAAACTCCGATTACATCACATCCGTCCCATTCCTGAAGATATTCAAGAATGGTGGAAGCGAAGTCCGGAGTTCCCATGAAAACTATTTTCCAGCGTTGATCTTCTGTTGTTGCTGCCATTTTTTGATCTTCTTATCATACATTGATTTTTTTAGGCGGCCCACTCTGTTGACTATGAGAGTTCCGTCAAGGTGATCTATTTCATGCTGCAGAACGATAGCCAAAAAATCATCGGCTTCGATTTTCAGATCGTTGCCGTTTTCATCCATTCCGGTGACGGTAACTTTTTCGCTACGCTTAATAACGCAACTAAAAGTAGGGCAGGACAAACAGCTTTCTTCGGAATCAACTTTTCCTTCACTGGCAATAATTTCAGGATTGATAATTATTTGCAGATCTTCTCTGTTTTTAGGTCCTGACGGATCAATCACGATCAGGCGGATCTTTTCTCCGATCTGCGGTGCTGCAAGGCCTACTCCGTCATCTTCGTACATAGTTTCAACCATGTCATCGATGAGCTTTTTCAGCTCAGGAGTGATCTTTTCAACAATAGCACATTTTTCTGCAAGATTAGGATCAGGATATTTAAGAATATCGAGTTTCATCGTACTTGAAATTCCCTTTGGATATTCCGCACATAAAGTGACTTTGGAACTCCGTAGTTATTTAAGGCATATAATGGTGTCTTAGCGACATTTACTTTCCGGCCTGTTCTATACAGGCCGGAAGGTTATCTTTTAATCATTTAATTTGTAAAGAAGTCTGCTTTTTAAGCTTCTTTCTTTTCACGAAGTCTGATTCCAAGCTCACGAAGCTGTGTGCTTGCAACAGAGGCAGGTGCTTCTGTCATCAGACAGGTTGCCTTCTGAGTTTTAGGGAAGGCGATAACATCTCTGATAGATTTTGCTCCGCATAGTATCATAATAAGTCTATCCAGACCAAAGGCAATACCACCATGAGGCGGTGCACCGAACTTGAGAGCGTCCATGAGGAAGCCGAATTTGGCGCGGGCTTCTTCTTCACCGATACCTAAAGCTGAAAACATTTTCTGCTGCATTTCCGGTGTATGGATACGGATAGAACCGCCACCGATTTCGTAACCGTTAATTACGATGTCATATGCACGAGCAAGAGCTGCGTCTGGATTTTCAGTTATTGTGTCCAGCTGTCCAACCTGCGGAGATGTGAAAGGATGATGTCTTGCAACATAGCGTTTTTCATCAGGGTTGTACTCAAGCAGTGGGAAGTCGGTAACCCATAACGGAGCGAATGCGCTTTCATCAATGAGTCCGAATCTTTCACCGAGTTTAAGTCTCAGTGAACCAAGTGCAGTATTTGCGATATCTGCTGATCCAGCCTGGAAAAAGAGGATGTCGCCGGGCTGTACACCGGTAAGCTCTCCGAGTTTTGCTATTTCATCTTCGCTGAAGAATTTAACGATTGGTGACTGCCATTCGCCGTCTTCTTTGATTTTGATCCATGCAAGACCTTTGGAACCGTATATTTCAACAAACTTAGTGTATTCGTCGATTTCTTTACGGCTGAGTTCCGCTCCGCCGGGGACGCGCAGAACTTTAACCAGTTCGGATTTGCTGAAAACTTTGAAGCCTGAACCTTTGAATATATCAGTTGCTTCCTGAAGCTTCAGGTCGAAACGAACGTCTGGTTTATCAACACCGTAATCTCTGATTGCTTCTGCGAAGGTCATGCGCGGGAATGCAGCAGGAAGTTCTTTCGCAATTGTTTCAGTGAAGACAGTACGGATCATGTTTTCAGCCATGTTCATGACTGTTTCTTCGTCAGTGAAGCTCATTTCAACATCAATCTGAGTAAATTCAGGCTGGCGGTCTGCACGCAGATCTTCATCTCTGAAACATTTAACAATCTGGAAATAACGGTCTAACCCGGAAACCATGAGCATCTGCTTAAAGAGCTGTGGCGACTGTGGCAGAGCGTAAAATTCACCGTTGTTCATGCGGCTCGGGACTAGAAAGTCACGTGCACCTTCTGGCGTGCTCTTAGTTAGAACAGGTGTTTCAACTTCAAGGAATCCAAGTCCGTCAAGATAGCGGCGAACTGACTGCGCAGCTTTGTTGCGAAGAATGAAGTTCTTGGCAAGAATAGGGCGACGCAGGTCTAAAAAGCGATATTTAAGACGGAGCTGTTCAGCCGCGTCAGTACGGTCTTCAATAGCGAAAGGAGGAGTATCGGAAGTATTAAGAAGCTTCCACTCGTCAACGATGATCTCAACTTCGCCTGTGGTCAGGTTCTTGTTGATCATGCCGTCGGGACGGGATCTGACAGTTCCTTTAATCGCAACAACATATTCAGAACGGATAGCGTGAGCGCGTTCATGAACATCTGTGTTGTGTTCTGGGCTGAAAACAACCTGTGTAAGCCCTTCACGGTCACGCAGGTCAATAAAAATCAGGCCGCCGTGGTCGCGGCGAAATTGAACCCAGCCCATGAGCAGGACTTCTTCACCGAGATTTTTTGCAGTTACTTCATTACAGTTGTGAGTTCTTTTCCAACCGCCAAGGTCTTCAATAACCCTGTATTCGTCGTAACTGCGCTCTTCTGTTTGTTCAGACATTGTTATAGTCTCTCCCGGGATTTTATTTGAAATATTCGTTGCGTGGCAGGGATTCCTGTCCGCCCTCGATCATGTCTTTGACAGTGACCGTTCCGTTTTCAACTTCATCAGTTCCGAATATAAAACATTTTTTTACTTCAAGCTTGTTGGCCTGACGTAATTGACTTTTCATGCTGGTGGCGACAAAAGCCGCTTCACCTTTGAGTCCTGATTTGCGCAGTTTCTCTGCAAAAATCAAAGCGTCTCCGGCAGCTCTCTGATCAACAAGAGCTACATAGAAATCAAGTTTTTCTTCAAAATTATCGCCTAACAGCATGGCGAGTCTTTCCATTCCGCAGGCAAAACCGATTCCGGGAACCTTCTTAGGTCCGCCAAGGCTTTCAACAAGTCCGTCATAGCGTCCACCCCCTGCGACAGCTGTCTGAGATCCGATATCGCCGGAAGTTACTTCAAAAGCTGTTCTCTGATAGTAATCAAGTCCGCGTACAAGGCGAGGATTGAGAGTATAAACAAGTCCGGCTTCATCGATAAGAGCAATTACAGCATCAAAGTGATCTCTGCAATCTCCGCAAAGGTGATCCGGTATTGAAGGTGCGTCTTTTGTCAGTTCTGCACATTTTTTATTTTTACAATCCAGAACCCTGAGCGGGTTGGAGTTTACGCGGCGTTGACAGTCTTCGCAAAGTTCTTCTTTATTAATGCTGTTAAAAAAGTCGTCGAGAGCTTTGCGGTAGAGCGGTCTGCATTCTGGGCATCCAAGAGAGTTAAGCTCAAAGGAAAGCTTTTCCAGACCTATTTTGCTTAGAAAAGTTGCGAGCATAAGCAGTACTTCTGCATCAGCCTGAGGTTCGCTGGCTCCGAAAATTTCTGCATCAAGCTGATGAAACTGGCGCATGCGACCAGCCTGTGGTCTTTCGTAGCGAAACATGGGGCCGTAAGTGTAAAGCTTGGTTACTTTGCCAGGCTGGTAAATTTTATTTTCCACGTAAGCGCGGACGACTCCGGCTGTGGCTTCGGGGCGCATGGTTAATGAGCGGCCCTTGCGGTCAGGGAAAGTGTACATCTCTTTTTGTACAACATCGGTTTCTTCACCGATGGAACGACAGAAAAGTTCAGTTTTTTCCAGAATCGGAATTCTAAGCTCGCCGTAACCGTAAGCGGAAAAAACTTCTCTGGCGGTTTTTTCCATGAAGGCATATTTTGCACTTTCTTCAGGGAAAAGGTCTGCAACACCTTTTATTTTTTGTATTTTTGCCATAACTCTTCTCTTTGCGTATTTCCAAGGTAATTAGTATCAAAACATGCTCTAAATTGGTTCGGAGCGTGGAACCAAATTTCGTTAGTCCAATATGCTGTGAATGTCAAAAAAAGCAAGCTTTGCAGGAAATGTCATATCTGTCGGGATTGCCAAATTTATCAACGTGCGGCATGAATCAGATAATGTTAGATTTTAGATAAAATAATGATAGTTCAAACTACCTTGGAGAATATATTATGAATGTGATAGGCACAGATGATTATGCAAGTTTTATAGGCCCTAATGCAGGTAAATATTTATTTAATTTTGCTAAATTTCAATCTCTGCGTGATGGATTTGTCGCCACATGGCACTGGCCTGCATTTTTGTTCGGGTTCTGGTGGTTTTTGTACCGTAAAATGTATTTCTGGGCTTTTGTCACCTTTTTAGTAGGTTTTCTTCCTTTTGGGAATCTTATTGCCCAGCTTGGTTATGGTCTTAGCGCGTATTTTCTTTACTACAGGGATACCACCGCTAAAATCGCTGGAATAATGTCTATGTATCCGAGTCAGAACTCCCGCATGATTCTGGAAGATACCGGAGGAGTGCATGGCTGGGTTAAATTTGTGGGTATAATTTGTTTCTTCCTGCAACCTGCATGGATTTTTGTAGTGTCATTACTGTTCGGCGGGGCATTTCTGTGCTCATTTCAGCAGGTGATGATGTAAATTGGTTGTGGGGCAACAAATTATAAATCATGGATTAGCGCAAAAGTGGAAATTCACATCAATTAGTTTTTTATTAATTCTAATTGCGATCTTTTCTGGTTGTCAAAGTTCGTATGCTCAAAATGATGCCTCCATCTTTTTAGGTCCACCCCTTGGCGAAACATTTGTTCTTGGCCGTGATAATGGAACAGTTATAAAAAGAACTACCACTGCAATCTCTGAAGCAGGTGTTTATTTTATTGAAGATAGGATCAGGACTAAGCGCTGTGCTGTTACGCAAGAAGATATCTCAAAAAATAAACTTTCTGAAAAAACTGTGCGCATTATGCGGGGAGAAGAAGATCTTGTTGATAAGTTCACCTTGCAGGCGAAAGGCGATAAGATAATCCTTACCAGAGATGGGGAAATCTCTTTAAAGCTCAATCTGCAAAGTAAGCATGGATTTCAATACTTAAGTTCTTCCGGTGGAAAAATTAAAATGGAGAGCCGTATCGTAGATGAGAAAGAAGAGTTTCTCAGAGGTAGAAAACGTGCCAGCATATATGTTGAGTCTGTCGGAAAGTTTGATGGCGGGACAATTAAGAGTCATTATAAATTCGTGTCAGGTCTAGGTCTTGTTCATATGGGGGTAACGGCTTACGGAGTAACCTCTGTTTTATATACTCTAAAAGTTAATTAGATTTTTTATTCATGTTACTCGAAAACTCATTTTGCATATATTTTGTCGCATATTTATTTTTAATAAAGATGTTCATAATCGCCGCAATAAAACAAAATGATTTGAATGTAGCTAGTTTTGAAAAAGAATCCTGCTAATATGCTTACAAAGCCAGAATATAATCTTTTCAATTCTGTTGAGCTATTACCGCTGACGCGGATAGTGCTTTTGTGCGCGACTCTTTTATTAACTTGTTTCGTCCTGCTTTTTACCAGTATGCAGGCTTTTGCTGAAACAATCGATGCCTCCATCTTTTTAGGTCCACCCCTTGGCGAAACACTTGTTCTTGGCCGTGATGATGGAACCGTTATAAAAAGAACTACCACCGCAATCTCTGAAGCAGGCGTTTATTTTATTGAAGATAGAACTAGACTGCCTGTTAAAAAACTTAAGGAAGGGATTTATCCGGTAAACGCGCACGTATTATGAGCGGTGAGGAAGATATTGTTGATAACTATAAGCTTCAGGCCGTGAATGGCAAAGTTCTCCTTACCAGAGCTGATGATAATGAGGTAATGGTTGACTTGGTAAACAGAAAATGGACTCAGCGCGGTGACAATTTATCCGGTAAATATTTTGAAATTAAGTGCCGAATTGTGGATGAAAAAGAAGAGTTGATTCTCGGTAAGCGGCGTAAGGTCATACAGGTGGAAACGGTTAGTTCTAATAGTGGGAACCCTGTTCACAGTGTCTATAAGATCGCTTCTGGGTTGAGAATGATTCATTATGAAGTTGTTTCTCCCGGTGAACCATTGGTTTTATTCACTTTAAAAGATAGTTAAATTTTAGGTCTTACCCCATAAAAAAATGGTTTGGAGTTAATTAACTCCAAACCATTTTTCAAATTCTATATAAAATGAAAGCGATTTACTCTTTATCTACGCTTTCGTCTTTAATTTCGTCAGATTTTATTTCAGCAGGTGTTTCTTGAGCTGCTTTTTCAGCAGAAGCTTCTGCTTCTTCTTTTGCCAAAGCTTCAGCCGCATCTCTTTCAGCAACTGCGATTCTGGCTTTTTTCTTTAAATTAGCTTTTTCGTCTTCTGCGATTATTGAATTATCGAGGCAGCGGGCGAAAACAAGGAAACCTGTGTGTGCGACCATGCGGTCATCAGGGCGCAGTCTTTCCGGAACAGGTTTCCAGCGGCGCAGAAGTATTTCAACAACTTCAAGGTCTGTGAAGGGGCCTTGTTCAAGTCCGGCAAGTAGTTCGCTGACCTGATTTGTTGTAGGCAGTAGGAATCCGAGCATTGCTCCGGGGATAACTGCTTTAGGGATGTGATGCAGGTAGTCCCATGGAGTGCGGACATCAAGGAAAAGAGCGTCACATTCTGTCGCCTGAAAACCTTCTTCAATATCAAGATTAAACTGTTCAACGCGATGTGAAAGTCCTGACCATTCAAGATTTTTGGCAACAAGCTTGAAGAACTCAGGGCGGCGTTCGTGAGTGTAAACTTTACCTGTATCACCTACATAGTAGGCTAGAGCAGTTGTAAGGCCGCCTGATCCTGATCCTGATTCAATAACTCTGCATCCGGGGCCGATACCCAATTTAAGCAGAAGATACCCGATCTCTTTAGGGTACATAATCTGAGTCTGGCGTTTTACACCTTTGATCAAGTCATGAACTGTAGGCTTAAGAATCTGGTACTTGCGTCCCAAGTGGGTCTTAACCATCATTCCATATCCCGCAGTGATGACATCTTCCATTAAAATCATGCCATCGTGGGTATGAATATCATCCCCTTCTTTTACTACGCGCAAATAACGCTTGCCCTTAGGGTTTATGAGCAGTACCAATTGTCCAGCTTTAAGCATTGACTTCCTCCTGAATTAATATTCCGCCGAGTTACGGTTGAAATCAACGTAAGTCAATCCCCGCATCTTTTTTAAAATTTAGCCTTTCGTCTCAATATCATATTTATCACTCATGGAAAATAATTCTCAGTAACTTTTAAGATCGGTTGTAATATCAGGGAAAATCTATGTTTGTTAAGTTTTTAGTTTAAGATAAAATCTTGAGTTTTTTGTTCAATAGTAATAGGTAAAATTTCGTTAATAGGGTTAGTGTTTTTTGCAGATAAGAATTTAGATCATTAATATTGGTAGATTCTTCGGCTAATGGTGAAAATAATTTCCATTAATTTGATTTTTTGCTTCTTGATGGACACAATATGGGTTACAAGTATGTCTTCGGGCCGGTTTTTTCCGGTAGAATAGGTCGTTCGCTTGGACTTGATCTGCTTGGAAAGCGGATTTGTTCCATGGATTGCGTGTATTGCGAAGTTGGAACGACAGATTTTCTGGTGAATGAGCGTAGGCCTTATGTTCCGGCAGCAGCTATTCTTGAAGAGCTTGCCAGCTGGAAACAGGAAGGACATCTGTTGCCCGATGTAATTACTCTCGGAGGTCTTGGGGAGCCGACCCTCAACTTAGATTTACCCGAGATTATCAGTGGTGTTAAAAAACTTTTCCCGTCATTGCCCGTGGCTATTCTCACAAACGCCACTCCTATGATGGACCCCGAAGTTCGTAGAGAACTGCTGGAAGCAGACATTGTGCTTCCGTCGATGGACTCTCTTATTGCTTCGGAATTTCGGGCCGTAAACAGGCCGTTTAAAGGAATTGATCCTGAAGACGTAGCCAGAGCCCTGATCGAATTCCGCAAGGAGTTCAAAGGTAAGATTTTTCTGGAAGTGCTCCTTTCAAGGGGATATAATGATTCGGCTGAAAATCTTTCAAAAATGAAAGCATTCTGTCTTGAACTTTCCCCGGACCGCATTGATGTGGTCACACTTTCGCGCCCCGGCACTCTGGAGACTGCTGGACCGGTTGAAGCCGGCACTTTAGATCTCTGGAAAAAGGCTCTTGATACCGCGCCCTGCACTGTCAGGGAATGCGGTCCCGATGAAGGCGCAAA
Above is a genomic segment from Desulfovibrio sp. UCD-KL4C containing:
- the def gene encoding peptide deformylase, with translation MKLDILKYPDPNLAEKCAIVEKITPELKKLIDDMVETMYEDDGVGLAAPQIGEKIRLIVIDPSGPKNREDLQIIINPEIIASEGKVDSEESCLSCPTFSCVIKRSEKVTVTGMDENGNDLKIEADDFLAIVLQHEIDHLDGTLIVNRVGRLKKSMYDKKIKKWQQQQKINAGK
- the fmt gene encoding methionyl-tRNA formyltransferase, with protein sequence MAATTEDQRWKIVFMGTPDFASTILEYLQEWDGCDVIGVYTQPDRPCGRGHKLKPSPVKEAALKQCLPVFQPLNFKDKGDVEQLRSLKPDFLVVAAYGLILPQEVLDIPAIMPLNVHGSLLPKYRGAAPIQRCIQNGDTATGITIMKMEAGLDTGPMLLQQALGIAWNDNAGKIHDELSAMGGPLIMETLSRYQDGRLAIIKQDDELATYAAKLTKKDGLIDWNKNAKEVHNQIRAMHPSPGAYFFWQLDDEKKQGKEPLRLVVTPGKVSDKEADNYTPGTIIGESDGFLEIACQDKIYLAEKVKPAGKKDMDGRAFMCGYMSNLRTQPTNTEPLSSGSDC
- a CDS encoding radical SAM protein, producing the protein MGYKYVFGPVFSGRIGRSLGLDLLGKRICSMDCVYCEVGTTDFLVNERRPYVPAAAILEELASWKQEGHLLPDVITLGGLGEPTLNLDLPEIISGVKKLFPSLPVAILTNATPMMDPEVRRELLEADIVLPSMDSLIASEFRAVNRPFKGIDPEDVARALIEFRKEFKGKIFLEVLLSRGYNDSAENLSKMKAFCLELSPDRIDVVTLSRPGTLETAGPVEAGTLDLWKKALDTAPCTVRECGPDEGAKERISSDTSVHVQDGDSAAFDRIQASLMRRPQTAQQLSKALEVSFDGVMQVIEKLENSGKLTTRQTGDEIYYKLKPKG
- the aspS gene encoding aspartate--tRNA ligase, which encodes MSEQTEERSYDEYRVIEDLGGWKRTHNCNEVTAKNLGEEVLLMGWVQFRRDHGGLIFIDLRDREGLTQVVFSPEHNTDVHERAHAIRSEYVVAIKGTVRSRPDGMINKNLTTGEVEIIVDEWKLLNTSDTPPFAIEDRTDAAEQLRLKYRFLDLRRPILAKNFILRNKAAQSVRRYLDGLGFLEVETPVLTKSTPEGARDFLVPSRMNNGEFYALPQSPQLFKQMLMVSGLDRYFQIVKCFRDEDLRADRQPEFTQIDVEMSFTDEETVMNMAENMIRTVFTETIAKELPAAFPRMTFAEAIRDYGVDKPDVRFDLKLQEATDIFKGSGFKVFSKSELVKVLRVPGGAELSRKEIDEYTKFVEIYGSKGLAWIKIKEDGEWQSPIVKFFSEDEIAKLGELTGVQPGDILFFQAGSADIANTALGSLRLKLGERFGLIDESAFAPLWVTDFPLLEYNPDEKRYVARHHPFTSPQVGQLDTITENPDAALARAYDIVINGYEIGGGSIRIHTPEMQQKMFSALGIGEEEARAKFGFLMDALKFGAPPHGGIAFGLDRLIMILCGAKSIRDVIAFPKTQKATCLMTEAPASVASTQLRELGIRLREKKEA
- a CDS encoding tRNA (adenine-N1)-methyltransferase yields the protein MLKAGQLVLLINPKGKRYLRVVKEGDDIHTHDGMILMEDVITAGYGMMVKTHLGRKYQILKPTVHDLIKGVKRQTQIMYPKEIGYLLLKLGIGPGCRVIESGSGSGGLTTALAYYVGDTGKVYTHERRPEFFKLVAKNLEWSGLSHRVEQFNLDIEEGFQATECDALFLDVRTPWDYLHHIPKAVIPGAMLGFLLPTTNQVSELLAGLEQGPFTDLEVVEILLRRWKPVPERLRPDDRMVAHTGFLVFARCLDNSIIAEDEKANLKKKARIAVAERDAAEALAKEEAEASAEKAAQETPAEIKSDEIKDESVDKE
- a CDS encoding DUF116 domain-containing protein translates to MSVEKKSKKRLFIGLITGTSFLLCLFLASLWYVPYVGISSFGPWASWILGIVVTALILLVGWSYLALLANIVLGKTFPFSKKARGLTIKLFLPLMTILGRIFGLSKRKIRGSFIKVNNELVQSKAGTCDPDKILMLTPHCLQNSKCDKRLTHDVDNCKRCGLCTIKGLLELRDKYGAHFAVATGGTIARRIVVEKRPQLIIAIACERDLSSGIQDTYPLPVFGVLNERPHGPCLDTQVSIIAVENALRKFIKAEKLPADADKNVGITPLSGL
- the hisS gene encoding histidine--tRNA ligase, which encodes MAKIQKIKGVADLFPEESAKYAFMEKTAREVFSAYGYGELRIPILEKTELFCRSIGEETDVVQKEMYTFPDRKGRSLTMRPEATAGVVRAYVENKIYQPGKVTKLYTYGPMFRYERPQAGRMRQFHQLDAEIFGASEPQADAEVLLMLATFLSKIGLEKLSFELNSLGCPECRPLYRKALDDFFNSINKEELCEDCQRRVNSNPLRVLDCKNKKCAELTKDAPSIPDHLCGDCRDHFDAVIALIDEAGLVYTLNPRLVRGLDYYQRTAFEVTSGDIGSQTAVAGGGRYDGLVESLGGPKKVPGIGFACGMERLAMLLGDNFEEKLDFYVALVDQRAAGDALIFAEKLRKSGLKGEAAFVATSMKSQLRQANKLEVKKCFIFGTDEVENGTVTVKDMIEGGQESLPRNEYFK
- a CDS encoding DUF2628 domain-containing protein, giving the protein MNVIGTDDYASFIGPNAGKYLFNFAKFQSLRDGFVATWHWPAFLFGFWWFLYRKMYFWAFVTFLVGFLPFGNLIAQLGYGLSAYFLYYRDTTAKIAGIMSMYPSQNSRMILEDTGGVHGWVKFVGIICFFLQPAWIFVVSLLFGGAFLCSFQQVMM